One Paenibacillus sp. SYP-B4298 genomic window, TAATGCTCCTGCAGCCGATTCAGCTCCTTGCGCCAGGCTGCAATCTCCTCCTCCCCAAAGAACTGCTCCAAAAACAGATAACCGTTGCGCGCATAGAATTGGGACTGCTCACGCGCAAGCGGGGCGGCACTGCTCCATTGCGAATAGACGACCGGGTCCTTGCGAGGAAGTAGCTGCGGCCTGTCAGCCTGTCGGGACGGATAGTGGTCAATGACTTCCTCTGTGTGAGACGATGTATATGCGGATCGTGGCATTCTTGAATCATCCTCCTTTAATTTACATCATTATGTTTCAATCAAGCGGATAGACACCTTCCTCGTCATGCACCTCGCGCCCTGTCAACGGCGGATTGAACACACAGATCATGCGCATCGTCTGGAAGGCGCGCAGCCAGTGCTTCTCATGACCATTGAGCGCATAGAGCATACCAGGGCGGATCGGGTACGTCTGGCCGCCCTCGATCTCGATCTCGCCTTCCCCTTCTATACAATAGACGGCCTCCAGATGATGTTTGTACCATATCCATGTCTGCGTCCCTGCCTTGATAATCGTATCGTTGAGAGCAAATCCCATGCCGTCCTGCTTGAGCAGCAGCCGCCTTGAATTCCAGGTCGGCGTGTCGACATCATGCTCCGTGTGCAGCACATCCTCCAAATGCTTGACAATCATGCCCTCAACTCCTTCATCGCTTCTTCCATCACAGTCAGCCCCTGCTCCAGCAGCTCGGTCTCGATCGTAAGCGGCGGCATCAGCTTCGCCACCTCGTCATAGGGCCCCGACGTTTCCATGATGATGCCTCTGGCGAAGGCGGCCTTGCACAGTCGAGCCGCCTGCTCCTTGTCGGCAAAGGCCATGCCTTGAATCATTCCCTTGCCCCGCAGCTCAATCCCGTATTGCGGATGCTCCTCGCGGATCCGCTCCAGCACCACGCGGATCGCCTTCGCCTTCTGCTCCAGCTCGGGCTCGAATCCGCCATCAACCCAGAAGTCCAGCGCTGCGGAGGCTGCGATGAACGCCAGATTATTGCCTCTGAACGTGCCATTATGCTCGCCAGGCCCCCATATATCATGCTCCGGCTTGATCAGCGTCAATGCCATCGGCAGGCCGAAGCCTCCAATGGACTTGGACAGGCAGACGA contains:
- a CDS encoding ectoine synthase; this translates as MIVKHLEDVLHTEHDVDTPTWNSRRLLLKQDGMGFALNDTIIKAGTQTWIWYKHHLEAVYCIEGEGEIEIEGGQTYPIRPGMLYALNGHEKHWLRAFQTMRMICVFNPPLTGREVHDEEGVYPLD